The nucleotide window AACGGGATAGAAGTCAGTAAACTTGCTGAAGTTGAACTCATGCCAACATCAGTGATTGTTGGACAAGATTCAAATTTTTTTCTTCTATTATAGATCTACTCTCATTTGTTCGTTAGTGCAGTTCAACATGTAGTGTTTTGATTTGGTCAGATAACTTAGGTACAGGAACATCAATTTGTACATTGCGATTGATCTCCTTAATGTACAAATTGTAGATAGGCGCTGGGGCACGTTTAATCTGTCAGCCATTAAACTATTTGAGCAGAAGAACTCGCATATACAAAACAAACATGAGGAGTTGCAACCGGGCAAAGTTCCTTAGAAGTATATACAATGCTAGTGCGCGCTCCTCTGGTATCCTATACTTAGCAGCTATCATAACAAATTCTCGATGTTGGGTAGGATCCCCCCCAGAAACAAGATTAAATTATTCTTCCACATATTACCTTGTTGATCGCTAGAAGGGAACCAAACGGTTCATTTTCGTTTACTAGTACAACTGGGCAAGTTCCAAACAGCCTTGTAAATGCTCCAAGTCTTGTTCTGAAATTTTTGGATTATTGCTATATGTGTAACGATAGAATTCACAAATAGCTTTCTCTTTACATCTCTAACTCTAAAGAGATGTATATTCCTTCATAGAAGATTGTGGTCTTAATCCTCTTTGTCTTATGCTACTAAATGAGATACCGCATAAAATAATAATCACTCCAAGCCATTGAGACCAACCTACATATTCTCCTAGTACAAGAGAAGACATTATAACGGCCATGGGTAATTCAGATGCGGTCATAATTGTACCCATTCCTGAACCGATATGGGGCATACCTATGGAGTACAGAAGTGGAGGCAATACAACGCCAAAAACTCCGAGAACTAATCCATATGGACTCAATCCTGCCAGCACATCCAGGTTGAATAAGAAGGTTGGAGGGAAAACCACAAAGACAGTAATAACAGCTCCAGTTGAAAGAAGGGCGCTTTTCAATACGGGCGAAGTATCTCTCGCAACAGAACCACTGAGGAAAATAAATAAAGCGAAAGTTGAAGCAGCCAGTAGTCCCCAAATTGTTCCTTGCCACGATAACGAGAGATTTCCTTGAGAAAAGATGTTAGCCGCTAGTACGGAACCGAAAAGGAGTATACCAATCGAGATTAGTTTGCCCCTGGTAGGTTTTTTCTTCTGAAGGACCCATTCGTATAATGTCCCAATCCAAACAAACTGAAATAGTAAGACAATAGCTAGAGAAGCATTTATGCTCTGTAGTGATTGATAATAAAACATACCTGTCAGTCCAAAGGGGATCCCGGATAATAGAAGTTTTGTAATTTGCTTGAGAGTAAGGCTTCTCTTTTTGACAAAGATCACAAATATCCAACTTAAAACTGCACCAAAGAAATATTGCGCGCCAGTGACTTCTGGTGTTGAAAAGCCAGCGTTATAAGCCAGTTTAACAAATGTGGAAAGTATGCCGTAACAACAACCTCCCAAAAATACAATAAGTGCATAATGCCATAATTTCATAAATATTCCTCCTTTTTTGCATACAAAAAAACCACACAAATGCGCATAGGCATTCGTGTGGCGAAAATAGAGATCACTCTCTAGAAAAATCCACATCCATCGGGTTTTAGTATTTCGTTCATTCCGGTATCAGTATAAAAGCAAAGGTTTGTTCTTGTCAATAACCTGTGAAAGAGATTGGGGATAAAAGTCAAAAGGAACCTACACCTTCAGTAACAGTTGAGTACATAGTAATGTGCTTGTATAGCAAATATTCTAAAATTCATATGGAATATTTGAACTAAATTTTCTTTCATATATGAAATGTAAGTATGGTCATGTGAATACCTTTTTATAAGTCAAGTCCTAGTAAAAAAACACTTGCATTTTTTGAAAAAAGTGTTTTATTATTGTCCGCAAAGAGAGCTTGTACATCAACTGGGTTGTGACTGTTCAATCAGGCAATACCATTTCTGGCCAGAAAAGACGTACTTTTTGCTAACTTTTCACAAAATTTTAAGGCTGTTGACAAATTTGAAATTACTAAAATAGCCTTGCAGAATTGAGCGTCGTTGTGCAAAAAAACAGAACGCTGAACTTCAGCATGGAAATGATGTTTAGAGTCTATCCACTGGACAGCCATACAGTTTTTTTGATGCAAAGTCACAGCCAGAGAGGAAGAGCACTCATGAATTATGATCAGTTGGCCAAGGAGATTTTGTCTCGAGTTGGCGGTGTTGAAAACGTTAACAGCGTTGTTCATTGTATAACACGATTGCGATTTCAATTAAGGGACGAAGGAATGGCCCAAACAGAAGAATTAAAGAAACTGTCTGGGGTCATTACGGTCATGCAAAGTGGCGGTCAATACCAAGTTGTGATAGGGAATGAAGTTCCGGATGTATATAAGGCCATCACTAAACTTGGAAATTGGTCTGTAGAGGGTGAAGAGACTTTAAGTTCCGATGAAAATAAAACAGCCAAAGGAAATATCTTCAATCGTTTTATTGATATGATTTCAGGTGTTTTTCAGCCATTACTTGGTTTGTTGGCTGCGACAGGAATGATTAAAGGGTTCAACGAACTGTTTTTATCTTTTGGATGGATTACGGAAACATCTGGAACATATCAATTGTTAAAAGCAACTGGAGATTGCTTGTTTTACTTCTTCCCCGTATTTTTAGGGTACACTGCAATGAAAAAATTTGGTGGGTCGTCCTTTATAGGAATGGCTATAGGGGCATCACTCGTTTACCCAACGTTATCGAGTTTAAGTGAAGGGGACCCTCAATACATTTTGTTTGGAGGGACAATTTTTGAATCTCCAATTCATATTACGTTTTTGGGTCTGCCAGTAATTTTAATGACGTATTCCTCCTCAGTCATACCCATCATTTTAGCTTCGTTCTCTGCATCTAAATTAGAAAAAGTTCTAAAAAGAGTTACACCACAAGTGGTACGAACATTCTTGGTTCCCTTTTTTACGATGCTTATCATCGTCCCAGCTACTTTTTTGGTAATAGGGCCTATATCTACATGGGCAGGAAATTTAATTGGAGCGGGCGCTACTGAAATTTACGGATTTAGCCCTATTTTAACGGGTATAATAATAGGCTCCATGTGGCAGGTTTTGGTTCTTTTTGGACTTCATTGGGGAATTATCCCCATCGCGTTGCTGAATATTGGAACACTTGGATCAGATCCAATTATGGCGCTTTCTTTTGGGGCTTCATTTGCGCAAATCGGTGCGGTTCTAGCAGTTCTGATCAAAACTAAAAATCGAAAAATAAAAGCGTTGAGTGTACCGGCATTCATTTCTGGGATTTTTGGTGTCACAGAGCCTGCTATATATGGTTTGACCTTACCCTTAAGAAGACCATTCATTATGAGTTGTATTGCCGGAGGGATCGGTGGAGGTCTTTTGGGATATGCTGGGTCAAAATTTTACATTCTTGGAGGCCTCGGTGTGTTCGGCTATCCTAACTTTGTAAATAAGGTAGCCGGTATTGATTTCAGTTTTTATATGTCACTCATTGCAACTGCCGTCGCCTTTATTTTTGGGTTTGTCTTAACCTACTTTATTGGTTTTAAAGATCCAACAGAGACGATATCAACCAATATTGCTGAAAAACAAGAATTCGTTCCTAATACAAGTCAATTAAATGACCAACCCTTTGAAATCGTTAGTCCAATGACAGGTACTGTAGTTAGACTCCAAGATATTAAGGATGAAACTTTCGCAGGAGAGTATATGGGCAAAGGGATAGCCATCTTCCCTACAACTGGACGTGTCGTATCTCCAATAAACGGTATTGTACAAACGATTTACCGTACGAAACATGCTATTGGCCTTATCAGTGATGATGGAGTAGAAATACTCATTCATATTGGACAAGATACCGTTCAGCTAAAAGGTCAGCACTTCAATTCATTCGTGAAAGATGGGGATCGGGTTAAGGTTGGGGATGTCATTGTAGAGTTCGACTTGCTGGCGATCCAGGATGCCGGTTATGAAATGGTAACCCCCATTGTTATTACAAATACGTCCATGTATCACGACATTGTAGGAATTGCAAATGACAGGGTAGATGAAAAAGAACCGTTACTCAAAGTATATGCACAAAAATAGGGAGGTAATTGGATATGTTTAATAAAATCACTACATTTCCGGATGGTTTTCTGTGGGGTGGTGCTACGGCTGCCAATCAAATTGAGGGGGCATACCTAGCTAATGGTAAGGGACTAACGACCATTGATTTGATGCCGAAGGGGCCTAAACGTGATCAGGTTTCGATGGGTAACTTAAATTCGTTTGAACCCGAGGAAGGCGAGATTTATCCTTCCCACGAAGCTATCGATTTTTATCATCGTTATAAAGAGGATATCGCTCTTTTTGCGGAAATGGGCTTCAAATCGTTTCGAATGTCGATTTCATGGGCTCGGATTTTTCCCAATGGTGACGATGTAACCCCGAATGAAGCAGGATTGCAATTCTATGATGACGTGTTTGATGAACTTCTGAAGTATAATATTGAGCCTGTCGTTACTATATGTCATTTCGATTTACCTGTGAACTTGGCGAAAACGTATGGCGGTTGGAAAAACCGAATTATGATTGAGCTATTTGAAAAATACTCCAAAACATTGTTTGAACGCTATAAAACCAAAGTGAAATACTGGATGACATTTAACGAGATTAATATGTTGTTGCATCTGCCTTATACAGGAGCTGGCATTATTTTTGAAGCAGGAGAGAATAAACAACAAGTTCTGTATCAAGCAGCGCATCATGAACTGGTTGCAAGTGCTCTGGCGGTTAAGGCTTGTCATGAAATTATTCCTAACGCCATAATCGGATGTATGTTGGCAGCAGGGAATGTGTATCCGTACAGTAGTAATCCAGAAGATTACTGGGAAGTGATGGAAATGGAACGAGAATCCTACCTCTTGATTGATGTACAATCTAAAGGTGAGTATCCCGGATATGCAAAACGCTTTTTCATCGAGAATGGAATTAAACTTCAGTTTGAGCCTGGAGATTTGGAAATTTTGAAGAAATATACAGTGGATTACATTGGTTTTAGCTATTATTCGAGCCGTTGTACCAGTGCTGATCCTGAAATACTGAAGAATTACACAGATGGGAATGTGTTTGGTTCTGTAATCAACCCTTATTTGGAAACCTCAGAATGGGGATGGACAATTGATCCAAAGGGCATGCGGATTACTTGTAACCAGTTGCATGAGAGGTACAATAAACCATTATTTATCGTAGAGAACGGACTTGGTGCGCAAGATACTCTTCTGGATAATGATACCGTTGAAGATGATTACCGCATTAAGTATTTAGATCTTCACTTTGCAGAGATTGCTGAAGCAATAAAAGACGGAGTTGATATTATAGGGTATACAAGTTGGGGACCGATCGATCTTGTGAGTAACGGTACTGGCGAGATGAAAAAACGGTATGGGTTCATTTATGTTGACAAAAACAACGATGGCTCTGGCACGCTCCGAAGAATCAGAAAGAAAAGTTTTCATTGGTACAAAGACATTATTGCTAATAATGGGGCAGGGTATTTCCTTGATTAATTGATCGGTAGTATTCGCGTGTTAATTTAATGAAGCAGTATGACAAAAATATTTCAAGTATGTGTGCTAAATAAATACTTGAGGGGAAACAAGGCAGGCCACATAAGAGAAATCTCTCTATGTGGTCTTTTAACTCGTCTATATACGGGCTGTCTGGAAAAATGTCGGAGGACAATCCGGAGTTATCAGCCGATAACATAATGTATTGTCGAGGGACAAGAACATTGTGTCATTTCGGATTATGTTGGTCCTCACTTAAGTGTTGGTAAAGACCTGATTAAATTTCAAATAGACAACTCCGGCGATGTTAAAGTCATTGAATTTAAACATATCAAGAATACCGTTTGCTCTCCAGCAAGCGGATATTTTAATTTCACAATCAGGGAGACATATAATAAATCTCATTAGCTAGTAGTTAATTGTCTCATATATAACTGCACCACTTGCGCTGACACAGCCTCGATATCACTGTCTATTTCGTCCAATACGTAGGATTCAAGTACACCCATGGTTGCCATCCCCAAAAACTTCAAAAAAATACGCTTATCGATGATCGGAAGTGTGTCATCATTCAGCTTTTTATCAATCTCTCCCATAGTAAAGGCCAACAGCTTTTTGCGAAAGGATGAAGCACTGTCACTTTGAAATAAAGCAGCAAAGAATGATTTGTGAAGCTCAAAGTAAGAAAACCACATGAGTGAACCTTCAGTTATGCCGATTTCCTTTTTTTGATCACATATTTCTTGCAGTTGTGCGATATGGTCGTCCACCATTTGATCCAACAGATCGTATTTATCTAGATAATGCAGATAAAATGTTTTTCGACCTACATTGGCTTTCTCTGTCAGATGTTTAACTGTGATGTTATCAAACCCTTCCTGAATGATCATTTGCAAAAAATTAGATTGAATCGCTTGTCTGGACTTTACGATTCTGCGGTCTATTTTATCCATAGCGTCGTCCTCCTGTACATTCTACACAATGTATGTGGTGTGTGTATTAACACACATGTGAGGTGATGTGGTTATTGAATCTAATGCTTGATTATTTTAACCTTAATATACACAAGGCGAATAATACGCACAAGTGTCATAAATAGAAAAGGTGGTTTTATAGATGATAGTAATCCAAAAGAACGTTAATTTCCTAGCGCAGGGTCTAGCTTTAGCTGCAATTCTCCGAATACCTGAGCAGGCTGTAGAAAAGAAAGGTAATCCGGCTATTGTCTGTGTTCATCCGGGTAGTAGCTGCAAAGAGCAAACAGCAGGCATCTATGCAGAGAAACTTGCCGAGTTGGGCTATGTGACGATTGTATTTGATGCATCGTATCAGGGAGAAAGTGAAGGCGAGCCTCGTCATGCCGAATACCCGTCCGCTCGTGTGGAAGATATTCGCTCTGCTGTGGATTACCTGACTACTCTGGAATATGTCGATGAGCATCGGATTGGTGTACTGGGGGTATGTGCTGGAGGCGGATATGCTGTACATGCTGCAATGACGGAACGACGCATCCAGGCAGTGGCTGCAGTTTCCGTTGCGAACATAGGTCGCGGATATCGTGAAAACGATCCAATTGGAATGTTGGAGCAGGTTGCTCAGCAACGTACGGCTGAGGCACGCGGGGCAGAACCTCTGACTAACCCATGGATTCCTGGAAGCCACGAAGAAAGAGAAGCAGCAGGAATGAATGAACTTGATATTAAACAAGCAGTGGATTACTACCGCACATCCAGAGGTCAGCATCCAAACTCACCTAACCGTTTGAAATTTACAAGTGTAGATTCCATTATTGCCTTTGACGCGTTTCATCTGGCAGACTCTTTGTTAACCCAACCTTTGCAGATCATTGTCGGTAGTATACGGGGAGCGTTTGGTTCTTACCATGATGGTCATGATTTGTATCAACGTGCAGCCTCGGAACATAAAGATCTGTTTATTGTAGAAGGAGCCAGTCATTATGACTTGTACGATAAGACTGAGCCAGTGAAGGAAGCTGTTGACAGATTGGACGCTTTCTATAAAAAGTATCTTTAATGCGCTTTACGGACACCCCTCAGACAATAGACTATGATTTCTTAGCGCATGAATGTAAGAGACTATACTGATCTCTCTAAGAGAGGCACTCCGTCATCATTCATGGGAATAAATTTGTCTAAGAAAAGAAAATCCAATTCAATACCAAGATAAAATACAAGTTACAGGCGACCTGAGCTCCGAACAATTCGGAATTTGAGCCGCCTGAAACTTGTTTGCTTTAATGTGCATTTATTGACTTAGCGAGAGTATCTTCATAATCAAGCTCAATCTTCATGACGTCTGCGGGGGGGGGAGCGGGTGAGAAACTATTTGACTCCAATGCTAAGACATGGTCTTACGAAGATGTGGCCTTGTCTGAAAAGGAAGATCAATATCCGGTTTTATTCTATTCTCATGGTGCAGGCGCTTACCCGCAGCAAGGCACGTTGTACTGTCAAGAGCTGGCTAGCTCCGGCTATATTGTCGTATCCATTGGCCACGCGGAAAGTGGTATGTATAAAAATTCCCCAGAATATTTTTTTATCTGAGATGTATAATTAGTAGCCAAAGGGATGTTGTAGAATGACATAAAGATAGGGCTTTGTTGTCGAGGGACAAGAACATATTCCCATTGAAGTCGCTATTTTAGCGGCTTTTATATTTTATCGGTACAAGTTCTTGTCCCAAGCTAAGGACAAGAACTTGTACCGATTACCGAAACGGACAAGAACATAGACCGATTGCCGATTAGGTGTATATCTAAATAATCAGCATATGCACTTATTTGGGAACAACTATAAGAATAATGTTACATTAATTAAATCCAAACCCCCGAGTTAGCTGTCTATATAACAGGAGGTGAACGACAATGATCGATGCACAGCAACAAATCAACGCCGCACAAAACGGAGATCACGATGCCTTCGTTTCTCTTATAAAGGATCGAACGGATAAGCTGCACAGAGTGGCTCGCCATTATGTACGGGAGTCCAAAGATGCGGAGGATATCGTTCAGGATGCCCTGGTTAAGGCTTATGAGT belongs to Paenibacillus sp. FSL H8-0079 and includes:
- a CDS encoding DMT family transporter, whose protein sequence is MKLWHYALIVFLGGCCYGILSTFVKLAYNAGFSTPEVTGAQYFFGAVLSWIFVIFVKKRSLTLKQITKLLLSGIPFGLTGMFYYQSLQSINASLAIVLLFQFVWIGTLYEWVLQKKKPTRGKLISIGILLFGSVLAANIFSQGNLSLSWQGTIWGLLAASTFALFIFLSGSVARDTSPVLKSALLSTGAVITVFVVFPPTFLFNLDVLAGLSPYGLVLGVFGVVLPPLLYSIGMPHIGSGMGTIMTASELPMAVIMSSLVLGEYVGWSQWLGVIIILCGISFSSIRQRGLRPQSSMKEYTSL
- a CDS encoding beta-glucoside-specific PTS transporter subunit IIABC; its protein translation is MNYDQLAKEILSRVGGVENVNSVVHCITRLRFQLRDEGMAQTEELKKLSGVITVMQSGGQYQVVIGNEVPDVYKAITKLGNWSVEGEETLSSDENKTAKGNIFNRFIDMISGVFQPLLGLLAATGMIKGFNELFLSFGWITETSGTYQLLKATGDCLFYFFPVFLGYTAMKKFGGSSFIGMAIGASLVYPTLSSLSEGDPQYILFGGTIFESPIHITFLGLPVILMTYSSSVIPIILASFSASKLEKVLKRVTPQVVRTFLVPFFTMLIIVPATFLVIGPISTWAGNLIGAGATEIYGFSPILTGIIIGSMWQVLVLFGLHWGIIPIALLNIGTLGSDPIMALSFGASFAQIGAVLAVLIKTKNRKIKALSVPAFISGIFGVTEPAIYGLTLPLRRPFIMSCIAGGIGGGLLGYAGSKFYILGGLGVFGYPNFVNKVAGIDFSFYMSLIATAVAFIFGFVLTYFIGFKDPTETISTNIAEKQEFVPNTSQLNDQPFEIVSPMTGTVVRLQDIKDETFAGEYMGKGIAIFPTTGRVVSPINGIVQTIYRTKHAIGLISDDGVEILIHIGQDTVQLKGQHFNSFVKDGDRVKVGDVIVEFDLLAIQDAGYEMVTPIVITNTSMYHDIVGIANDRVDEKEPLLKVYAQK
- a CDS encoding 6-phospho-beta-glucosidase, with the protein product MFNKITTFPDGFLWGGATAANQIEGAYLANGKGLTTIDLMPKGPKRDQVSMGNLNSFEPEEGEIYPSHEAIDFYHRYKEDIALFAEMGFKSFRMSISWARIFPNGDDVTPNEAGLQFYDDVFDELLKYNIEPVVTICHFDLPVNLAKTYGGWKNRIMIELFEKYSKTLFERYKTKVKYWMTFNEINMLLHLPYTGAGIIFEAGENKQQVLYQAAHHELVASALAVKACHEIIPNAIIGCMLAAGNVYPYSSNPEDYWEVMEMERESYLLIDVQSKGEYPGYAKRFFIENGIKLQFEPGDLEILKKYTVDYIGFSYYSSRCTSADPEILKNYTDGNVFGSVINPYLETSEWGWTIDPKGMRITCNQLHERYNKPLFIVENGLGAQDTLLDNDTVEDDYRIKYLDLHFAEIAEAIKDGVDIIGYTSWGPIDLVSNGTGEMKKRYGFIYVDKNNDGSGTLRRIRKKSFHWYKDIIANNGAGYFLD
- a CDS encoding DUF3888 domain-containing protein: MSDYVGPHLSVGKDLIKFQIDNSGDVKVIEFKHIKNTVCSPASGYFNFTIRETYNKSH
- a CDS encoding TetR/AcrR family transcriptional regulator, which gives rise to MDKIDRRIVKSRQAIQSNFLQMIIQEGFDNITVKHLTEKANVGRKTFYLHYLDKYDLLDQMVDDHIAQLQEICDQKKEIGITEGSLMWFSYFELHKSFFAALFQSDSASSFRKKLLAFTMGEIDKKLNDDTLPIIDKRIFLKFLGMATMGVLESYVLDEIDSDIEAVSAQVVQLYMRQLTTS
- a CDS encoding alpha/beta hydrolase, producing MIVIQKNVNFLAQGLALAAILRIPEQAVEKKGNPAIVCVHPGSSCKEQTAGIYAEKLAELGYVTIVFDASYQGESEGEPRHAEYPSARVEDIRSAVDYLTTLEYVDEHRIGVLGVCAGGGYAVHAAMTERRIQAVAAVSVANIGRGYRENDPIGMLEQVAQQRTAEARGAEPLTNPWIPGSHEEREAAGMNELDIKQAVDYYRTSRGQHPNSPNRLKFTSVDSIIAFDAFHLADSLLTQPLQIIVGSIRGAFGSYHDGHDLYQRAASEHKDLFIVEGASHYDLYDKTEPVKEAVDRLDAFYKKYL